A genomic stretch from Falco naumanni isolate bFalNau1 chromosome 6, bFalNau1.pat, whole genome shotgun sequence includes:
- the OLIG3 gene encoding oligodendrocyte transcription factor 3, translating to MNSDSSSVSSRASSPDMDEMYLRDHHHHHHHHHHQDSRLNSVSSTQNDLVQKMSGEGLSRNGSKAGGEGSKYKIKKQLSEQDLQQLRLKINGRERKRMHDLNLAMDGLREVMPYAHGPSVRKLSKIATLLLARNYILMLTSSLEEMKRLVGEIYGGHHSAFHCGTVGHSAGHPPHAAGTVHQVHPILGSALSSANTSSSLSASLPAIGTIRPPHSLLKTPSTPPALQLGSGFQHWAGLPCPCTICQMPPPPHLSALTASNMARISGETKDLLK from the coding sequence ATGAATTCTGACTCCAGCTCTGTCTCCAGCAGAGCTTCCTCGCCAGACATGGATGAGATGTACCTGAgagaccaccaccaccaccaccaccatcaccaccaccaagaCAGCCGTCTCAACTCCGTCTCCTCCACCCAGAACGACCTGGTGCAGAAGATGTCTGGGGAAGGCCTCTCCAGGAACGGCTCCAAGGCCggaggggaaggcagcaagTACAAAATCAAGAAGCAGCTCTCGGAGCAGGACCTGCAGCAGCTGCGGCTGAAGATCAACGGCCGGGAGCGTAAGAGGATGCACGACCTCAACCTCGCCATGGACGGGCTGCGGGAGGTGATGCCCTACGCCCACGGACCTTCTGTGAGAAAACTCTCCAAAATCGCCACCCTCCTGCTAGCCAGAAACTATATCCTGATGCTCACCAGCTCCCTGGAGGAGATGAAGAGGCTGGTGGGGGAAATCTACGGGGGGCACCACTCGGCCTTTCACTGCGGCACGGTGGGACACTCCGCGGGGCACCCGCCCCACGCCGCCGGCACCGTGCACCAGGTGCACCCCATCCTCGGCAGTGCCTTGTCCTCCGCCAACACCTCATCCTCCCTCTCCGCCTCCCTGCCGGCCATCGGCACCATCCGGCCCCCCCACTCCCTGCTCAAGACCCCCtcgaccccccctgccctgcagctcgGCAGCGGCTTCCAGCACTGGGCGGGCTTGCCGTGCCCCTGCACCATCTGCCAGatgccccccccgccccacctcTCGGCCCTCACCGCCTCCAACATGGCCAGGATCTCGGGGGAGACCAAGGACCTCCTGAAGTGA